The Chitinophaga sp. Cy-1792 genome contains the following window.
TTATCTTCCTCCTCCAGCAGTAGCATACAGATGGCTTTTAGCAAAGCCATGTCTCCATTAATTTTTACCTGTAGGAAGATGTCTGCCAGATGTGTCTCTATATTTAAAAATCCTTTTACCGTTTGTGGGTTGAGGAATCCCAGCAGCCCTGTTTCGGGAAGTGGGTTCACTGCAATGATATGCGCACCAGCGGCTTTGGCTTTCTGTAAAGCGGTGAGCATACGCGGGTGATTGGTGCCAGGGTTCTGGCCAAGGATGATAATTACATCTGTTTCGTAGAAGTCTTCCAGCGTTACGGAGCCTTTGCCGATGCCAACGGCTTCGCCGAGTGCTACGCCACTGGATTCGTGGCACATATTGGAGCAATCGGGGAGGTTGTTGGTACCGTATTCTCTTACCATGAGCTGGTAGAGAAAAGCAGCTTCGTTGCTGGTACGTCCGGAAGTATAGAATACTGCTTCGTTGGGGGAAGCCAGTGTATTGAGTTTGTCGGCTATCCTGCGGTAGGCTTCTTCCCAGGTGATACTTGCATAGTGTGTGGCGCCGGGAGCCAGGTATACCGGCTGTGCAATCCTTCCTTTTTTGCCTATTTCATAGTCGGTCAGTTCACCTAATGACTGAATACTATTGGTTGCAAAGAATTCAGGTGTTAATTTTTTGGTGGTCGCCTCTTCAGCAACAGCTTTGGCGCCGTTCTCACAGTATTCTGCAATGGGTGATCTTTCGTCGTCGGGGTCGGGCCATGCGCAACCCGGGCAATCGAAGCCATGTTTCTGGTTAACTTTCAGCAGTGCTTTCATTCCTCTGAAGGCGTTCATTTCTTCAAGGATATGTTTCATACTGGAAATAACTGCCGGTATGCCTGCTGCTACTGTTTTGGGTTTGCTGAGTTTTAGTCCTGTGAATTTCACAGGGTTCTGGTCTCCCTGCATGCTCGAATATTTTTAATGATCAAATCTTCACGCGATGGGCGCCTGTATAGATATTGAAACGGTTTTCCCGGAGAAAGCCGATTAGTGTCATATTCCAGGCGGTGGCCATCTGAACGGCCATACTGGAAGGGGCTCCTACCGCTGCAATAAATGCAATGCCTGCCATAGCGGCCTTTTGTATGAGTTCAAATCCCGCGCGTCCGCTGAGTAATAACATGTATTGCTGCAACGGATAGCGGTCTGTTCTCAATGCGGCGCCAATGATTTTATCTACGGCATTATGGCGTCCTATGTCTTCCTGCATCAGTACGATCTCCCCCTGCTGGTTAAACAATGCTGCTGCATGGATACCGCCGGTACTATCGAACAGCGATTGCTGTACCCTTAATGATTCCGGCATTTTCAGGATAGTGGTGGTATGAGCCTGAAGTGAAGCATTACTCACGCTAACGCCTGTATGAATACTGCTGATGTCCTGTTTGCCACAAACACCACAGGCGGCGGTAGCGGTAAAGTTACGCTGACTGCCGTTTAGCTGGGGAAGAATATTTTCTTTGAGAGATATTGTAATGATCGTACCTGCGGAGGTTTCTTCTGTTTTCATATGTGCGATGGCGTTATACTGCTGTATGATGCCTTCGGAAAAAAGAAAACCGGCGGCAAGGTCTTCATCGTTTCCAGGCGTGCGCATGGTAACGGAAATACTTTGCTGCCGGCGATTATGTGTAGGGCCGTGAATAAGCCTGATTTCCAGCGGTTCTTCTGCTGCAAGGATATCATCAGTGTCCAGCATTTCCTGCCGGTCCACCTTTCTGATGCGGGTATGTATTACAGGCTTGTTCATCCCTAAAAATAAGTAATCTTACTGCAAAAATACCATCATACTTTCACGATCATTTTTCCGCTGTTTTTTCCGGAAAACAGTCCCAGGAGTGCTTCCGGTAATTTATCAAATCCTTCTGTCACGGTTTCGGCATTCCTGATTTTCCCTTCGTGTAGCCAGGTAGCCAGTTGTTTAATGCCTTCCCCAAATCGTGGTGCATAGTCGCCAATGATAAAGCCCTGCATAAGAATGCTGCGGGTCACCATTAGTGGCTGTACACGTGGGCCAATGGGTTGCTCTGTTTCATTGTACATGGATATCTGTCCGCAAAGCACTACCCTGGAATGGAAGTTCAGGTTAGGCATGACGGCATCGGAAATATCTCCGCCTACATTGTCAAAGTATATATCCACACCATTTGGGCAGACACTGGCGATGGCGCCTTTTATGTCTTTGTTGTTCTTATAGTCTATGGCGGCGTCGAAGTTAAAATTGTCTGTAAGCATTTTCACCTTTTCTGCTCCTCCGGCGATACCTATTACCCTGCATCCATAAATTTTGCCAATTTGTCCGACAGCGAGTCCGACAGCGCCGGCAGCTCCTGAAATGACCAGGGTATCACCGGATTTTGGCTTGCCGATGTCTGTCAGTCCGAAATAAGCAGTCAGTCCCGGCATACCGGCAATTCCCAGATACCAGGTAGGGGGCAGGGAAGGGTCGAGCTTACGGAGACTGGTGGCGGGGTATACTGCGGCAGTTGTCCAGGGCATTAATGGACGGCTGCTCTGCAGCATAACATAATCTCCTTTCTGAAAACCTTTATCGTTGCTTTCTTCTACCATGGCAATGGCGCCACTTTCAATGGGAGCACCCACTTCAAAGGGAGGAATGTAAGATTTGGCTGCATTCATGCGCCCACGCATGTAAGGGTCAACGGAATAATACACCGGCTTGATCAGTACCTCGCCAGGTCCCGGATCTGCCAGGTCGGTGGTAATAAATTCGAATATCGTGTTGTCGGGTAAGCCATGAGGTCTTGCGGCTAAAATGATCTGCTGAATTTTCATGTCCGTGAATTATAGATAGTTCTGGTGTACCTGTAATTTACAGAATCCCGGATACTTGTAAAAATTAAGATACCATGGAAACGGGTAAATCACGGGCAATAATGTAATTTCGGGTTCATTATAGAACATTAAACCCTAACACTACTATGCGTTTAGACGATGAACAAATGAGTGACAACGTCGAGAAGCGATCTGGCGGAGGTGCGCGCGGCGGAATTATCGGCGGCGGTATCGGCGCTGTTATCATTTTTGTTATTGCGCTATTCCTCAAACAGGACCCTCAGACGGTGATGCAGGCTGTACAACAGGTACAGGGTCCCGGTGGACAAGAAAGCTCCGAACAGCTTACCAAAGATAACGCCAGCCCTATGCAGGTATTTTCTGCTAAAGTACTGCATAGCACCGAAGAAGTATGGACAGATCAGTTCGACAAAATGGGAAAAACCTACTATAAACCTAAAATGGTGCTCTTCGATGGCGCTACCACTTCAGGATGTGGCGGCGCTGAATCCGCCATGGGACCTTTCTACTGCCCGGCAGACAATAAAGTATACCTCGACGTTTCCTTTTTTACTGAACTGGAACAACGTTTCCGTGTGCAGGGCGATTTCGCCAAGGCATATGTTATTGCCCATGAAGTAGGACACCATGTACAGAACCTGCTTGGCATCAGCAAGAAACTTCAGGCCCTCCGTGGCCGTGTAAGTGAAACCGAATACAATAAATATTCTGTGATGCTCGAACTGCAGGCCGACTTCTTTGCAGGCCTATGGGCTAACCATGCCGATAAAATGAAAAAGATCCTCGAATCAGGTGATATCGAATCCGGACTGAACGCTGCCAGCGCCGTTGGCGACGATAAACTCCAGCAGGCTGCCACCGGTCGTATCGTACCGGATGCATTTACGCATGGTACTTCTGCTCAACGTATGTCGTGGTTCAAGAAAGGTTACGAAACCGGCGATATCAGCCAGGGCGATACCGGTATCGGTTTAGGTACTGCTGCCAATGCGAATTAATCATCTGCCTGATAAATAAAAAAAGCCATCTCTATTAAATAGAGATGGCTTTTTTTATTTCCCTACAAGGCTATACGATCCCTAATATTTCCTTAGCCAGCGCGATCATGCGCGGATCGCCGGTATATTTCCCGC
Protein-coding sequences here:
- the fdhD gene encoding formate dehydrogenase accessory sulfurtransferase FdhD, which produces MNKPVIHTRIRKVDRQEMLDTDDILAAEEPLEIRLIHGPTHNRRQQSISVTMRTPGNDEDLAAGFLFSEGIIQQYNAIAHMKTEETSAGTIITISLKENILPQLNGSQRNFTATAACGVCGKQDISSIHTGVSVSNASLQAHTTTILKMPESLRVQQSLFDSTGGIHAAALFNQQGEIVLMQEDIGRHNAVDKIIGAALRTDRYPLQQYMLLLSGRAGFELIQKAAMAGIAFIAAVGAPSSMAVQMATAWNMTLIGFLRENRFNIYTGAHRVKI
- a CDS encoding NADP-dependent oxidoreductase, translated to MKIQQIILAARPHGLPDNTIFEFITTDLADPGPGEVLIKPVYYSVDPYMRGRMNAAKSYIPPFEVGAPIESGAIAMVEESNDKGFQKGDYVMLQSSRPLMPWTTAAVYPATSLRKLDPSLPPTWYLGIAGMPGLTAYFGLTDIGKPKSGDTLVISGAAGAVGLAVGQIGKIYGCRVIGIAGGAEKVKMLTDNFNFDAAIDYKNNKDIKGAIASVCPNGVDIYFDNVGGDISDAVMPNLNFHSRVVLCGQISMYNETEQPIGPRVQPLMVTRSILMQGFIIGDYAPRFGEGIKQLATWLHEGKIRNAETVTEGFDKLPEALLGLFSGKNSGKMIVKV
- a CDS encoding neutral zinc metallopeptidase; amino-acid sequence: MRLDDEQMSDNVEKRSGGGARGGIIGGGIGAVIIFVIALFLKQDPQTVMQAVQQVQGPGGQESSEQLTKDNASPMQVFSAKVLHSTEEVWTDQFDKMGKTYYKPKMVLFDGATTSGCGGAESAMGPFYCPADNKVYLDVSFFTELEQRFRVQGDFAKAYVIAHEVGHHVQNLLGISKKLQALRGRVSETEYNKYSVMLELQADFFAGLWANHADKMKKILESGDIESGLNAASAVGDDKLQQAATGRIVPDAFTHGTSAQRMSWFKKGYETGDISQGDTGIGLGTAANAN